DNA from Rosa rugosa chromosome 6, drRosRugo1.1, whole genome shotgun sequence:
GTTGAAGCAAATGTTATACTTTCCAATACTAGTTGATCTTTTCAATTACTAGCTTACTGTACTATGCTCTTTTATTATATATTCAAAAATTAATCTTAGATTTCAATTTGCCTGCACATGGTATATTTTCACAAACCACGTCACTTTATACTCTAATCATAGTGAGGATATGTTGTGACGCTGTTGTTTTAGCATAGCATTTCCCATTGGacaatatataaaaaatatttttttttttttttttttttgtaatatttgTTTTGGCTTTGCTTAAatgtatattgatttgtttttctttatatatattgtGTTATACTATTCTGTCCTTGTTATTGGATTTTCTTAGCCTAAATGTATGTCGAATTTTTTTATCATTGTTTGATATTGgagtatatgtgtgtgtgtgtgaaaataAATTGTTGTTTTTGCTAAGACTACCAGAGTTTGAATTGGTAGAGTTTTATGGAACTTAGTGAATGAAATTAACAGATCACTGGTTTAACTTGGTTGTAGTCGTAACATGCATTTGTAAATATCAAATAGTTGTTGAAATGATATATATAGCCTCATTTTTTGCAGGAAAAGCGTAAAGCACAACAAGAAAGGCGCAAACAGAATAAATATCCTCATAGACTGTCCCGCAAGGGTTATGCAGGGTTGGAGGAAGAGTTGGTTAGTAATCAATGTTTTATACCCTATGTGTAGTTTTTACCATTTAAAAGTAGGCTGATTAACAAAATCACTTTGTAGGCTAATGAAATCgatgatgaagaaattgataGGGCCACACTCTGGATCAAAGGGCGGCAGTCCAAGAATGGCAATTTCAAGGATGAAGAGACAAAAAAAACTGCTGAAAAAATAGTATGTCAAAATAACCAAAGTCTATATATGCAGTAACTATTGATGGTATACTTATATTCATACTTAAAATCTATCAGGCTGCCTTGAAGAAAAGGGTTGCTACTGGAGAACTATCCATCGAGGGAAGTGATGATATCTTGACATTGGCGTTGGGGAGTCCTGAGCACGGAGGAAGAGTGCGTGGAGTTAGAGGTCAAATGAATCCCTCTACTTACTTCAATCTACCTAAACGTAGAAAGCAGAGCTTAGAAGCAACAGTTAGAGTTAGTGTGCAGAAAATATTGTtagaggagaaagagaagaaagtaGAGGACGCAAGGGAGAAGATAATTGAGGAAGCAAAGGAAAAGATTGTTGCAGAGGAACGAGCATTTTGGGCGGTTAAGTTTGCAGAACTTGAAGCAAAGATAAATGCAACTGAAGATGGAAACTGTGCTACTCCTCAGACACATGTTTCTGGTCAAGGAAGTTGTTCACGCACTGCTGATCAGATTGCTCAAGAACAAGCAAAAGCTAGATTGGAAGAATAAGACGTTAACCGTGTGGATGGAAAAGCAATTCGGGGAGCTTTTGATGTGATTGAAAAAAGGGCCCTACAACGGAAAAAGAAGGGTACAAAGGTGGTGAAGGGAGTTCCTTTGGAAGTAGCACCATGCTCTAAGGTACGTAGTGAGTTGACAAACATAGTTGAGAATGAAGATGTCGACTGTGCATTGGCTAAGGATGTGAAAGAGACTAGGGAAGAAAATGCTGTACCAAATGATATTAAGGAGCCGcatgatgaggaggaggaacAATACGTAGATTTGACATtcgttgaccccctaaaaaaggTAAGTCTGTTCCAGTTTACTCCAAAAATTGCAGAATTGTTATGagtatgtttattttttttgttaggtTAGATTGATCTGTTAGACATTCAAAGATATAGGCAGCATTATAAATattgttttctcttcttttcagtCACCAGGAGATGAGCTTGGTTGCAAGTTGGCAGTAGGTTATGTTGAAAATATTGTTGCTTATGCCACTGTAATGGAGTGCGATGATCCCTCCCAAACAATTCATGGTGCTCCACTAGGGGATGGTAATAAGCGTGTTTCCATCTATACCGCGCTTGATGAGAAAGCAAAGGTACCATTTCCtgttaaagatgaaattgaaaCTGTTAAGCAGGCTATGGGCAGTTGGGTTGCATGGCCTAAGGAGCTAATCATTACGTCACCTGTGAAGGTTAGAAATCAGTATAATTGAATCTACTTTGATGACAATCACTTGTTTCAATAAATATGCTTAAGTTTACCAGAATGGCTGCATACTATAAccttatatttattttcttgttctaGAAAGTTGTCATGGCTAATGctgaaaagaagaggaaaaagaaagtcGACATAGATGAACAAGACTCAGAGGTTCAATTTAGCTTGGCAGCAATGGCACCTACATTACCAGAATCATTGAAGATGCTATGTATGTGGGGTGAGTCTTCATTTAGAGATGGGCATACCATCAACTTCATCATGGAACCTGAAGTATTTGGATATTCTCGAAAGACTTTTATTTTGGGATCAGATGTTAGGCGACTTGCAAGCATGAGAGAAGTCTCTGGAAATTGCATTGCTGTGTACCAGAGGTAGAAAATATTCTATTTTTTTCATCACATGTGATTTCTCCCTAATGTCTCGATAAGAACTTGAGATCATTGGATGTTGACAATTGCTGATCCTGACCGAGGTACTGCATATTTTATGGATCCTTTGAAAAAACGCTTACCCACTGTGGATGTCTATTATGGAAACGTAAGTCGATGTTACTAATCCTACATGCATATTGAGATCATGAAATATGTTTAAACAGTTATGTTGCCTCCTTTTGTTTCCCTTAAGtcttcatttttcttgttctggTGTAGTGCATTTGGTATGTTTAATGCtgaaaggaagaa
Protein-coding regions in this window:
- the LOC133716232 gene encoding uncharacterized protein LOC133716232; the encoded protein is MKKLIGPHSGSKGGSPRMEKRKAQQERRKQNKYPHRLSRKGYAGLEEELANEIDDEEIDRATLWIKGRQSKNGNFKDEETKKTAEKIAALKKRVATGELSIEGSDDILTLALGSPEHGGRVRGVRGQMNPSTYFNLPKRRKQSLEATVRVSVQKILLEEKEKKVEDAREKIIEEAKEKIVAEERAFWAVKFAELEAKINATEDGNYVNRVDGKAIRGAFDVIEKRALQRKKKGTKVVKGVPLEVAPCSKVRSELTNIVENEDVDCALAKDVKETREENAVPNDIKEPHDEEEEQYVDLTFVDPLKKSPGDELGCKLAVGYVENIVAYATVMECDDPSQTIHGAPLGDGNKRVSIYTALDEKAKVPFPVKDEIETVKQAMGSWVAWPKELIITSPVKKVVMANAEKKRKKKVDIDEQDSEVQFSLAAMAPTLPESLKMLCMWGESSFRDGHTINFIMEPEVFGYSRKTFILGSDVRRLASMREVSGNCIAVYQR